A stretch of Acidimicrobiales bacterium DNA encodes these proteins:
- a CDS encoding dienelactone hydrolase family protein produces the protein MALADFRIESFSHNGITHDVYRRGDGPCVLVVAEIPGITPEVIRFAEECLAAGLSVAMPSMFGEPGKAPTTAYALKSIVKSCVSSEFRAMATRDEAPATEWLRGLARTMHEEHGGPGVGFVGMCFTGGFGLAMLLDDAVVAPVLSQPSLPFGIGKKRKASVALDAKQLAAVAERAAEGCAVMGLRFTGDPLVPAERFATLRDALGENFIGVEITSPDETHDIGKRSHSVLTEDRRDTEGHPTKEAFEQVMAFLTNRLAG, from the coding sequence ATGGCTCTTGCGGACTTCCGGATCGAATCGTTCTCCCACAACGGGATCACCCACGACGTGTACCGCCGGGGCGACGGGCCGTGCGTGCTCGTCGTCGCCGAGATCCCGGGCATCACGCCCGAAGTGATCCGGTTCGCCGAGGAGTGCCTCGCGGCCGGCCTCTCCGTCGCCATGCCGTCGATGTTCGGCGAGCCGGGCAAGGCGCCGACCACCGCCTACGCCCTGAAGTCGATCGTGAAGTCGTGCGTGAGCAGCGAGTTCCGGGCGATGGCGACGCGCGACGAGGCACCGGCGACCGAGTGGTTGCGCGGCCTCGCCCGCACGATGCACGAGGAACACGGCGGCCCCGGCGTCGGTTTCGTCGGCATGTGCTTCACCGGCGGGTTCGGGCTCGCGATGCTCCTCGACGATGCGGTCGTCGCCCCGGTGCTCAGTCAGCCGTCGCTGCCGTTCGGCATCGGCAAGAAGCGCAAGGCCAGCGTCGCCCTCGACGCGAAGCAGCTCGCCGCCGTCGCCGAGCGGGCCGCCGAGGGGTGCGCGGTCATGGGCCTCCGCTTCACCGGCGATCCGCTGGTGCCCGCCGAGCGGTTCGCCACGCTGCGCGACGCGCTGGGCGAGAACTTCATCGGCGTCGAGATCACCTCGCCGGACGAGACCCACGACATCGGCAAGCGTTCCCACAGCGTGCTCACCGAGGACCGTCGCGACACCGAAGGCCACCCCACCAAGGAGGCCTTCGAGCAGGTCATGGCGTTCCTGACCAACCGCCTCGCGGGCTAG
- a CDS encoding DUF6285 domain-containing protein, producing MTDRPPPRDNWPHDVPSAAELVAAVRTYLADDLGPRSEGRDRFLLRVAANALAIAEREISALPEDAAAHAEMLAAFGVASEADLSAAIRAGSLDARHAELAAALWTTTLAKLAVANPRYRDPSLES from the coding sequence ATGACCGATCGTCCGCCGCCTCGCGACAACTGGCCGCACGACGTGCCGTCGGCCGCCGAACTGGTCGCCGCGGTACGGACCTACCTCGCCGATGACCTCGGCCCCCGCAGCGAGGGGCGGGACCGCTTCCTGCTGCGGGTGGCGGCGAATGCCCTCGCCATCGCCGAGCGGGAGATCAGCGCATTGCCCGAGGACGCGGCCGCCCACGCCGAGATGCTCGCGGCCTTCGGCGTGGCATCGGAGGCCGACCTGAGCGCGGCCATCCGGGCGGGCTCGCTCGACGCCCGCCACGCCGAACTCGCCGCCGCCCTGTGGACGACGACCCTCGCCAAACTCGCCGTCGCCAACCCCCGCTACCGCGACCCCTCCCTCGAGAGTTGA
- a CDS encoding phosphotransferase family protein, with the protein MNLEEQLAEELGGDITDLRRLSAGASRETWSFSVDGRPLILQRNRTGGLTDPIDEPALLRHAHAGGVTVPEIVRSSASGDHPIGPSFTISERVEGESIARKILRDDEFAAARSCFVADCGRELAAIHALDPAPVEGFLALLEDPVAAQRSTFDLIGDPHPVFELAFRWLDDNRPAMGTPTVVHGDFRMGNLLVGASGLTAVLDWELAHRGDPAEDLGWLCARAWRFGGDGAVGGIGTREDLVAAYVAAGGREIPLETLRWWEVLATLRWGVITMFMGAEYRSGASPSMEQAAIGRRVVENEYDILLLLRPELAA; encoded by the coding sequence GTGAACCTCGAGGAGCAGCTCGCCGAGGAGTTGGGCGGCGACATCACCGACCTCCGACGCCTGTCAGCCGGCGCCAGCCGCGAGACGTGGTCGTTCTCGGTCGACGGTCGTCCCCTGATCCTCCAGCGCAATCGCACCGGCGGTCTCACCGACCCGATCGACGAACCGGCGCTGTTGCGCCACGCGCACGCCGGGGGAGTGACGGTGCCCGAGATCGTGCGGTCGTCGGCGAGCGGCGACCATCCGATCGGACCGAGCTTCACGATCTCCGAGCGGGTGGAGGGTGAGTCGATCGCCCGCAAGATCCTGCGCGACGACGAGTTCGCCGCGGCCCGGTCGTGCTTCGTCGCGGACTGCGGTCGGGAGTTGGCGGCGATCCATGCCCTCGACCCGGCACCCGTCGAGGGCTTCCTGGCGCTGCTGGAGGATCCGGTGGCGGCGCAGCGGTCCACCTTCGACCTGATCGGCGATCCGCACCCGGTGTTCGAGCTGGCGTTCCGCTGGCTCGACGACAATCGGCCGGCGATGGGCACGCCCACGGTCGTCCACGGCGACTTCCGGATGGGCAACCTGCTGGTCGGCGCGTCGGGGCTGACCGCCGTGCTCGACTGGGAGCTCGCCCATCGCGGCGACCCGGCCGAGGATCTCGGCTGGCTCTGCGCCCGGGCGTGGCGCTTCGGCGGCGACGGCGCCGTCGGCGGCATCGGGACGCGGGAAGACCTGGTGGCGGCCTACGTGGCCGCGGGCGGGCGGGAGATCCCGCTGGAGACGCTGCGCTGGTGGGAGGTGCTCGCCACGCTGCGGTGGGGTGTCATCACGATGTTCATGGGGGCCGAGTACCGGTCGGGCGCGTCGCCGTCCATGGAACAGGCGGCCATCGGTCGCCGCGTCGTCGAGAACGAGTACGACATCCTGCTCCTGCTCCGACCGGAGCTGGCGGCATGA
- a CDS encoding PIG-L deacetylase family protein, translating to MLDPLDEDWSVALAVVAHPDDMEYGAAAAVARWTDQGKSVVYCLVTKGEAGIAGMAPEVVGPLRMAEQHASCDVVGVTDVRFLDHPDGLVEESTALRRDLTAVIRDVRPDVIVSINHRDSWGGPSWNHVDHRAVGRALLDAARDAGNEWIFPDAGQAWDGVRFVAFNASPQASHTVDVTNTIDRGIASLECHRTYLDALADPTDPEAFLRGNAEAAARDTPFDLAATFEIVVV from the coding sequence ATGCTCGACCCGCTCGACGAGGACTGGTCCGTGGCGCTGGCGGTCGTCGCCCACCCCGACGACATGGAGTACGGCGCCGCTGCCGCCGTGGCCCGGTGGACCGATCAGGGCAAGTCCGTCGTCTACTGCCTCGTCACCAAGGGCGAAGCCGGCATCGCCGGGATGGCGCCCGAGGTGGTCGGTCCGCTGCGCATGGCCGAACAGCACGCCTCGTGTGACGTCGTCGGCGTCACGGACGTCCGCTTCCTCGACCATCCCGACGGTCTCGTGGAGGAATCGACGGCCCTACGCCGCGACCTCACCGCGGTGATCCGCGACGTGCGCCCCGACGTCATCGTGTCGATCAACCATCGCGACTCGTGGGGCGGGCCGTCATGGAACCATGTCGACCATCGCGCCGTGGGCCGCGCCCTGCTCGACGCGGCCCGCGACGCCGGGAACGAGTGGATCTTCCCCGATGCCGGTCAGGCCTGGGACGGGGTGCGCTTCGTCGCCTTCAACGCCTCGCCCCAGGCGAGCCACACGGTCGACGTCACGAACACGATCGACCGCGGGATCGCGTCGCTCGAGTGTCATCGCACCTATCTCGACGCCCTCGCCGATCCGACCGACCCGGAGGCATTCCTGCGCGGCAACGCCGAGGCCGCGGCCCGCGACACGCCGTTCGATCTCGCCGCGACGTTCGAGATCGTCGTCGTCTGA